A genome region from Setaria italica strain Yugu1 chromosome III, Setaria_italica_v2.0, whole genome shotgun sequence includes the following:
- the LOC101781039 gene encoding uncharacterized protein LOC101781039, producing the protein MALLRALRRALPPLSSPAAALLRHTPHPLPPPPARLWLLDPIGFRPFSAAATASQAPAMGATLFGGLMNTRFPKRRPGFANRRKRASLRPKGPYYWVKCNPEEPIPTSQPNKGSVQGRKEKKRIKQRKDFIMAEKKKRRAQYSAAVKRKEAERTERKMAAVARDRAWTERLIELKQLEEEKKAAMA; encoded by the exons ATGGCGCTCCTCCGAGCTCTCCGGCGAGCCCTGCCGCCGctctcctcgccggcggcggctctccTCCGGCACACCCCgcatccgcttcctcctcctcccgctcgtcTTTGGCTCCTGGATCCGATCGGGTTCCGccccttctccgccgccgccactgcctcgCAGGCGCCGGCCATGGGGGCCACCCTCTTCGGCGGGCTCATGAACACCCGGTTCCCGAAGCGCCGGCCGGGCTTCGCCAACCGGCGGAAGAGGGCCAGCTTGCGCCCCAAAG GTCCATATTACTGGGTGAAGTGCAATCCTGAGGAGCCCATACCAACTAGCCAGCCAAACAAAGGGAGTGTGCAAGggagaaaggagaagaagcggatcaaGCAGCGCAAGGACTTTATCATG GCTGAAAAGAAGAAGCGCAGGGCACAGTATTCTGCTGCTGTTAAGAGAAAGGAGGCAGAACGAACAGAAAGGAAGATGGCTGCTGTGGCAAGAGATCGGGCATGGACAGAAAGATTGATAGAGCTAAAACAGCtcgaggaagaaaagaaagctgCAATGGCTTAA
- the LOC101780089 gene encoding tetraspanin-6 isoform X2 yields the protein MYPYRFSNVLIGYLNLGTLLASIPIIGAGLWLAKGSNTTCSSILQTPLLVIGFVVLLISLAGFVGACFHVAWALWLYLFAIMLLIAFLLGITAFGFAVTAGGGGTQIPGRPYREYHISDYSSWLQHHMQDMKYWRPALACVVGSKACDKIESWTPMDYLQHDLTPIQSGCCKPPTACQYSGGMPVGAQDEDCYRWNNAPNILCYQCNSCKAGVMEQIRQDWHKISVLNVIVLVALICICSCGCCAFRNARRSLSEYPYGVAMVP from the exons ATGTATCCTTACCGCTTCAGCAATGTGCTGATCGGCTACCTTAACCTGGGGACGCTCCTCGCCTCGATTCCAATCATCGGGGCGGGGCTCTGGCTCGCCAAGGGCTCCAACACGACATGCTCCTCGATTCTGCAGACGCCACTCCTCGTCATCGGCTTTGTCGTGCTCCTCATCTCTCTTGCTGGCTTCGTGGGCGCCTGCTTCCATGTCGCTTGGGCGCTGTGGCTGTACCTCTTCGCCATTATGCTCCTCATCGCTTTCCTTCTTGGGATCACAGCGTTCGGGTTCGCAGTCACAGCAGGAGGCGGAGGCACACAGATTCCAGGAAGGCCTTACAGGGAGTACCACATCTCAGACTATTCCTCATGGCTCCAGCACCACATGCAGGACATGAAGTACTGGAGGCCAGCCCTTGCCTGTGTGGTTGGCTCCAAGGCCTGTGACAAGATTGAGAGCTGGACTCCAATGGATTACCTCCAGCATGATCTCACACCAATACAG TCCGGTTGCTGCAAACCACCAACAGCGTGCCAATACAGTGGGGGCATGCCCGTCGGAGCGCAGGACGAGGACTGCTATCGGTGGAACAATGCCCCAAACATCCTCTGCTACCAGTGCAACTCGTGCAAGGCTGGCGTGATGGAGCAGATCCGCCAGGACTGGCACAAGATCTCCGTCCTCAACGTCATCGTGCTCGTGGCCCTCATCTGCATCTGCTCCTGTGGGTGCTGCGCCTTCAGAAATGCTCGCCGCTCCTTGTCCGAGTACCCATACGGG GTTGCGATGGTTCCGTGA
- the LOC101780089 gene encoding tetraspanin-6 isoform X1, whose product MYPYRFSNVLIGYLNLGTLLASIPIIGAGLWLAKGSNTTCSSILQTPLLVIGFVVLLISLAGFVGACFHVAWALWLYLFAIMLLIAFLLGITAFGFAVTAGGGGTQIPGRPYREYHISDYSSWLQHHMQDMKYWRPALACVVGSKACDKIESWTPMDYLQHDLTPIQSGCCKPPTACQYSGGMPVGAQDEDCYRWNNAPNILCYQCNSCKAGVMEQIRQDWHKISVLNVIVLVALICICSCGCCAFRNARRSLSEYPYGVNRMSKINPRWDYYWLRWFRDRREQLY is encoded by the exons ATGTATCCTTACCGCTTCAGCAATGTGCTGATCGGCTACCTTAACCTGGGGACGCTCCTCGCCTCGATTCCAATCATCGGGGCGGGGCTCTGGCTCGCCAAGGGCTCCAACACGACATGCTCCTCGATTCTGCAGACGCCACTCCTCGTCATCGGCTTTGTCGTGCTCCTCATCTCTCTTGCTGGCTTCGTGGGCGCCTGCTTCCATGTCGCTTGGGCGCTGTGGCTGTACCTCTTCGCCATTATGCTCCTCATCGCTTTCCTTCTTGGGATCACAGCGTTCGGGTTCGCAGTCACAGCAGGAGGCGGAGGCACACAGATTCCAGGAAGGCCTTACAGGGAGTACCACATCTCAGACTATTCCTCATGGCTCCAGCACCACATGCAGGACATGAAGTACTGGAGGCCAGCCCTTGCCTGTGTGGTTGGCTCCAAGGCCTGTGACAAGATTGAGAGCTGGACTCCAATGGATTACCTCCAGCATGATCTCACACCAATACAG TCCGGTTGCTGCAAACCACCAACAGCGTGCCAATACAGTGGGGGCATGCCCGTCGGAGCGCAGGACGAGGACTGCTATCGGTGGAACAATGCCCCAAACATCCTCTGCTACCAGTGCAACTCGTGCAAGGCTGGCGTGATGGAGCAGATCCGCCAGGACTGGCACAAGATCTCCGTCCTCAACGTCATCGTGCTCGTGGCCCTCATCTGCATCTGCTCCTGTGGGTGCTGCGCCTTCAGAAATGCTCGCCGCTCCTTGTCCGAGTACCCATACGGGGTAAACCGCATGTCCAAGATAAACCCACGCTGGGACTACTACTG GTTGCGATGGTTCCGTGATAGGAGAGAACAGCTCTACTAG
- the LOC101778485 gene encoding isovaleryl-CoA dehydrogenase, mitochondrial, producing the protein MQRWLPAILRRAAPAVSGGGGGAARLFSSSSLLFDETQEQFKESVHKFAQEAIAPHAAAIDASNHFPKGVDLWKLMGDFNLHGLTAPEEYGGMGLGYMYHCIAMEEISRASGSVGLSYGAHSNLCINQLVRHGNPAQKQKYLPKLISGEHVGALAMSEPNSGSDVVSMKCKAEKVDGGYVINGNKMWCTNGPSAQTLVVYAKTDLSAGSKGITAFIIEKGMPGFSTAQKLDKLGMRGSDTCELVFENCFVPHENVLGEEGKGVYVMMSGLDLERLVLAAGPIGLMQACLDAVLPYVRQREQFGRPIGEFQFIQGKMADMYTSLQSSRSFVYSVARDCDNGKVDRKDCAGVILFAAERATQVALQAIQCLGGNGYINEYPTGRLLRDAKLFEIGAGTSEIRRMIIGRELFKED; encoded by the exons ATGCAGCGGTGGCTCCCGGCGATCCTCCGCCGCGCGGCCCCcgccgtctccggcggcggcggcggggcggcgcggctcttctcctcgtcctccctcctcttcgACGAGACGCAGGAGCAG TTCAAGGAGAGCGTGCACAAGTTCGCGCAGGAGGCCATCGCGCCTCACGCCGCGGCGATCGACGCCTCCAACCATTTCCCCAAGGGCGTGGACCTGTGGAAGCTCATGGGGGACTTCAACCTCCACGGCCTCACCGCGCCAGAGGAGTACGGCGGGATGGGGCTGGGGTACATGTACCACTGCATCGCCATGGAGGAGATCAGCAGGGCCTCCGGCTCCGTCGGCCTCTCCTACGGCGCGCATTCCAATCTCTGCATCAACCAGCTG GTCCGTCATGGCAACCCTGCGCAAAAGCAGAAGTACCTACCCAAG CTGATCAGTGGCGAGCATGTCGGGGCGTTAGCGATGAGTGAACCTAACT CGGGCTCCGATGTGGTCAGTATGAAATGCAAAGCTGAGAAAGTGGACGGTGGTTATGTCATCAATGGGAATAAGATGTGGTGCACGAATGGGCCTTCTGCTCAGACACTG GTTGTTTATGCAAAAACAGATTTATCTGCAGGATCAAAAGGAATAACCGCATTCATAATTGAGAAAGGGATGCCTGG GTTCAGTACTGCTCAGAAGTTGGACAAACTTGGCATGCGAGGAAGCGATAC GTGTGAGCTTGTTTTTGAGAACTGCTTTGTGCCACACGAAAATGTTCTTGGTGAAGAAGGCAAAG GTGTTTATGTCATGATGTCAGGGCTTGATCTGGAAAGGCTTGTATTAGCTGCAGGTCCCATTGGCCTCATGCAGGCATGCCTTGATGCCGTACTTCCATATGTTCGCCAGAGGGAGCAATTTGGCCGTCCAATTGGTGAATTTCAGTTCATACAG GGTAAAATGGCTGATATGTACACCTCCCTGCAATCATCAAG ATCATTTGTATACTCAGTTGCTAGGGACTGTGATAATGGCAAAGTTGACCGCAAG GATTGTGCAGGAGTAATTCTCTTTGCTGCTGAAAGGGCAACCCAAGTTGCACTTCAG GCAATCCAGTGTCTTGGTGGCAATGGGTACATAAATGAGTACCCAACTGGCCGTCTCCTGAGAGATGCAAAACTGTTTGAGATTGGTGCTGGTACTAGTGAGATAAGAAGAATGATAATTGGCCGTGAGCTCTTCAAAGAGGACTGA
- the LOC101778088 gene encoding L-type lectin-domain containing receptor kinase VIII.2 codes for MPPMPAPAMAARAALSLALPALLHLVLLLRLAPEPAAAVRFDYATLTLGSLRLLGDAHLKNGTIRLSRDMPVPTSGAGRALYASAVPVRAGFSTQFAFTVATLNPSSVGGGLAFVVAADDSTVGDAGPYIGVSTATDAAAIEFDTLMDVQFGDVNGNHVGLDLGSMVSAAVADLGEAGVELTSGRTVNAWIDYRPDKGGILEVSVSYAANRPRVPVLSAPLDLGETVKDAAFVGFSASTQGSTEVHAIEWWSFSTASPAPAPHSAPTPPPESPAVEPPPSVNPVLPSPLLPGVTTPSPPAATVSAPTSSISAASAPSNAVAGNAGGSTHPPAHAAVAGAATAGAFVAASFAGFALWALARRARARKRTALAVATKRDGLASVAAFARSPREFSYKELSAATRGFDASRVIGNGAFGTVYKGIVPDTGAMVAVKRCTNASASANGEQARSEFLSELSIIAGLRHRNLLRLQGWCYEKGEILLVYDYMRNGSLDKALFDASAPVLPWHHRREILAGVASALAYLHHECERRVIHRDVKSSNVMLDEAFRARLGDFGLARQAEHGESPDATAAAGTMGYLAPEYLLTGRATEGTDVFSFGALALEVACGRRPIGTEGRCNNLVEWVWSLHGEARVLDAVDPRLGGEFEEGEMRRALLVGLACSSPEPALRPGMRAVVQMLSGEADPPFVPAARPSMSFSANHQLLLSLQDSVSDYNALGLTLSDSSSDSLSSSSLTSTLRRGGHDIGFSSTAGDAR; via the coding sequence ATGCCACCAATGCCGgcgcccgccatggccgccagAGCCGCGCTCTCGCTCGCATTGCCGGCGCTGCTCCACCTCGTACTCCTCCTGCGGCTCGCCCCTGAGCCGGCCGCCGCGGTGCGCTTCGACTACGCCACGCTCACCCTCGGCAGTCTCCGGCTCCTCGGCGACGCGCACCTCAAGAATGGCACCATCCGCCTCTCCCGCGACATGCCCGTCCCGacctccggcgccggccgcgcgctctacgcctccgccgtccccgtCCGCGCCGGCTTCTCCACCCAGTTCGCCTTCACCGTCGCCACGCTCAACCCCTcctccgtcggcggcggcctcgcctTCGTTGTCGCCGCCGACGACTCCACCGTCGGCGACGCCGGGCCCTACATCGGCGTCTCCACGgccaccgacgccgccgccatcgagTTCGACACGCTCATGGACGTCCAGTTCGGGGACGTCAACGGGAACCACGTGGGCCTGGATCTCGGCTCCATggtctccgccgccgtcgccgatctCGGCGAGGCCGGGGTCGAGCTCACCAGCGGGAGGACCGTCAACGCTTGGATCGATTACCGCCCCGATAAAGGGGGGATCCTGGAGGTGTCCGTGTCCTACGCCGCCAATCGGCCGCGGGTGCCGGTGCTGTCCGCGCCGCTCGACCTTGGGGAGACCGTAAAGGACGCGGCGTTCGTCGGCTTCTCGGCGTCCACGCAGGGGAGCACGGAGGTGCACGCGATCGAGTGGTGGAGCTTCTCGaccgcgtcgccggcgccggcgccgcattcggcgcccacgccgccgccggaatcCCCGGCGGTTGAGCCTCCGCCGAGCGTTAACCCGGTGCTTCCTTCGCCGCTGCTCCCGGGAGTcaccacgccgtcgccgccagccGCGACGGTCTCGGCGCCGACCAGCTCGATTTCGGCGGCGAGCGCCCCGTCGAACGCCGTCGCGGGGAATGCCGGCGGCTCGACGCACCCGCCCGCGCAcgcggccgtggccggcgccgccacggcggGCGCCTTCGTGGCGGCCTCGTTCGCGGGCTTCGCGCTCTGGGcgctggcgcggcgcgcgagggccCGGAAGCGCACGGCGCTGGCGGTGGCCACGAAGCGCGACGGCCTCGCGTCCGTCGCGGCGTTCGCGCGGTCGCCGCGGGAGTTCAGCTACAAGGAGCTGAGCGCCGCCACGCGCGGCTTCGACGCGTCCCGCGTCATCGGCAACGGGGCATTCGGCACCGTGTACAAGGGCATCGTCCCCGACACCGGCGCCATGGTCGCCGTGAAGCGGTGCACGaacgccagcgccagcgccaacGGCGAGCAGGCGCGGTCCGAGTTCCTGTCCGAGCTCTCCATCATCGCCGGACTCCGCCACCGCAACCTGCTCCGCCTCCAGGGCTGGTGCTACGAGAAGGGCGAGATCCTGCTGGTCTACGACTACATGCGCAACGGCAGCCTCGACAAGGCGCTGTTCGACGCCTCGGCCCCCGTCCTCCCGTGGCACCACCGCCGCGAGATCCTCGCCGGCGTGGCGTCGGCGCTGGCGTACCTCCACCACGAGTGCGAGCGGCGCGTCATCCACCGGGACGTCAAGTCCAGCAACGTCATGCTCGACGAGGCGTTCCGCGCGCGGCTCGGCGACttcggcctggcgcggcaggcggAGCACGGCGAGTCccccgacgccaccgccgccgccggcacgatGGGGTACCTGGCGCCGGAGTACCTGCTCACGGGGCGCGCCACCGAGGGCACCGACGTGTTCAGCTTCGGCGCGCTGGCGCTGGAGGTGGCGTGCGGGCGGCGGCCGATCGGGACGGAGGGCCGGTGCAACAACCTTGTGGAGTGGGTGTGGAGCCTCCACGGCGAGGCCCGCGTGCTGGACGCCGTGGACCCGCGGCTGGGCGGCGAGTTCGAGGAGGGCGAGATGCGGCGGGCACTGCTGGTGGGGCTGGCGTGCTCGAGCCCGGAGCCGGCGCTGCGGCCCGGGATGCGCGCCGTCGTGCAGATGCTGAGCGGCGAAGCGGACCCGCCGTTcgtgccggcggcgcggccgtccaTGAGCTTCAGCGCCAACCACCAGCTGCTGCTCAGCCTGCAGGACAGCGTGTCCGACTACAACGCCCTGGGGCTCACCCTGTCGGACTCGTCGTCGGACTCACTCAGCTCGTCGTCGCTGACAAGCACGCTGCGCAGGGGCGGCCACGACATCGGGTTCAGCAGCACCGCCGGCGATGCCAGGTGA
- the LOC101779688 gene encoding probable serine/threonine-protein kinase PBL25 produces the protein MSCFACFKPEKKMPSRRAESREVAVVRKSTSQNEAPPRESGSIKPSIVSSKHKHKPSSETSTSIEPPKGSCSVAKTAKAFTFRELATATKNFRSDCLLGEGGFGRVYKGKLENGQLVAVKQLDLNGFQGNREFLVEVLMLSLLHHPNLVNLVGYCADGDQRLLVYEYMALGSLADHLLDTTPEQVPLSWHIRMKIAHGTAKGLEYLHEKANPPVIYRDLKSPNILLDEEYNPKLSDFGLAKLGPVGGKTHISTRVMGTYGYCAPEYIRTGQLTVKTDVYSFGVFLLELITGRRAVDSSRPTSEQVLVNWAKPMLRDRKRYSELVDPLLRGEYTERDLGQAVGVAAMCLQEEASVRPYMSDAVVALGFLAEVPAGYKAKSSPIPQMKQVEDPSLTSSSKQDKNTYDRQKAVVEAIEWGSLRQKQKSQSPQKKAQSQGISSPPEANRL, from the exons ATGAGCTGCTTCGCATGCTTCAAGCCTGAGAAGAAGATGCCGTCGAGGAGGGCGGAGTCGAGGGAGGTCGCGGTCGTGAGGAAGTCCACGAGCCAGAATGAAGCGCCTCCCAGGGAATCTG GGTCTATCAAGCCATCAATAGTCTCTTCAAAGCACAAGCACAAGCCATCATCTGAAACATCAACAAGTATCGAACCTCCTAAAGGAAGCTGTTCTGTTGCCAAAACCGCAAAAGCATTCACTTTCCGTGAGCTGGCTACAGCCACAAAGAACTTCCGTTCTGACTGCCTTCTTGGAGAAGGGGGCTTTGGTAGGGTCTACAAGGGCAAGCTTGAAAATGGGCAG CTTGTTGCTGTCAAGCAACTAGACCTGAATGGGTTTCAAGGCAACAGGGAGTTCCTAGTTGAGGTCCTGATGCTCAGTCTACTGCACCATCCAAACCTGGTCAACTTGGTAGGCTATTGCGCAGACGGAGATCAAAGGCTTCTGGTGTACGAGTACATGGCGCTTGGTTCACTCGCAGACCACCTGCTTG ATACCACTCCTGAACAAGTACCACTGAGTTGGCATATTAGGATGAAGATTGCCCATGGAACTGCTAAGGGGCTAGAATACCTCCATGAGAAGGCGAACCCCCCTGTTATCTACCGGGATCTCAAGTCCCCGAACATCCTTCTTGATGAGGAGTACAACCCTAAGCTCTCAGACTTTGGCCTTGCAAAGCTTGGCCCTGTTGGGGGAAAGACACACATCTCCACTCGGGTGATGGGAACATATGGGTACTGCGCTCCAGAATACATAAGAACAGGGCAGCTAACTGTCAAGACAGATGTGTACAGTTTTGGGGTTTTCCTATTGGAGTTGAtcacaggaagaagagcagtgGATTCCTCCAGACCAACAAGTGAACAAGTCCTAGTTAACTGG GCCAAGCCCATGCTGAGAGACAGAAAGAGATACAGTGAGCTAGTAGACCCTCTTCTCAGAGGCGAGTACACAGAGAGGGACTTGGGCCAGGCTGTGGGCGTGGCAGCAATGTGCCTACAAGAGGAAGCCTCAGTCCGGCCTTACATGAGTGATGCTGTTGTTGCACTAGGATTCCTTGCAGAAGTTCCTGCTGGCTATAAAGCGAAGTCTAGCCCTATACCCCAAATGAAACAAGTTGAAGATCCCTCATTAACTAGCAGCTCTAAGCAAGATAAGAACACATATGATCGTCAAAAAGCTGTTGTGGAGGCCATTGAGTGGGGCTCACTGAGGCAAAAACAGAAGTCTCAAAGTCCACAAAAGAAAGCTCAAAGTCAAGGAATATCATCCCCTCCAGAAGCCAACAGGTTGTGA